A stretch of DNA from Serinibacter arcticus:
ACCATCGTGCCGGCGTCCTCGCGCTGGGACTCGGGGACCTCGAGGCCGCGTCGGTCGTCCTCCGACGGCGAGTGCGACCCCTCCTTCGTCTCGCGGAAGGCCCGCTCGAGCTCGCCCTGGTAGTCGGCGAGCAGCTGGTCGGCCTCCTCGGCCGAGAGGTCGCCGCGCCCGATGAGCGCCTGCGTGTAGAGCGTGCGGACGCTCTGCTTGCCCTCGATGAGGCTGTACATGACCGGCTGGGTCATCGAGGGGTCGTCCCCCTCGTTGTGACCGCGACGGCGGTAGCAGACCATGTCGATCACGACGTCCTTGTGGAACTCCTCGCGGTACTCGAACGCGAGGCGGGCCACACGGGCGACGGCCTCGGGGTCGTCGCCGTTGACGTGGAAGACCGGGATCTGCAGGCCCTTGGCGACGTCGGTGGGGTAGAGCGTCGAGCGCGAGCTCGAGGCCCCGGTCGTGAAGCCCACCTGGTTGTTGATGATGATGTGGACCGTGCCGCCCGTGCGGTAGCCGCGGAGCTGGGAGAGGTTCAGGGTCTCCACGACGACGCCCTGACCCGCGAAGGCCGCGTCGCCGTGGATCAGCACGGGCAGCCAGGAGAAGCCGTCGCCACCGAGGTCGATGCGGTCCTGCTTGGCGCGGACGACACCCTCGAGGACGCCGTTGACGGCCTCCAGGTGGGACGGGTTGGCGGCAAGGTAGACGGAGGTCTGCGAACCCGTCGGTGACGTGTACTCCCCGACGGTGCCGAGGTGGTACTTCACGTCGCCCGAGCCCTGGACGGTCTTGGGGTCGACGTTGCCCTCGAACTCGTTGAAGATCTGGCCGTAGGACTTGCCGGCGATGTTGGCCAGCACGTTGAGCCGGCCGCGGTGCGCCATGCCGATGCCGACGCCCTCGAGGCCGGCGTCGGCCGCCCCGGCGAGCAGCGTGTCCATGAGCGGGATGAGCGACTCGCCACCCTCGAGGCTGAAGCGCTTCTGGCCGACGAACTTCGTCTGCAGGAACGTCTCGAACGCCTCGGCCTGGTTCAGCTTGTGCATGATCTGGCGGATCGCCTCGGGCGACGGCTTCGGCCAGCCACCCTCGAGCTTCTGCTGCAGCCAGCGGCGCTGCGCCGGGTCGTGCAGGTGCATGTACTCCGAGCCGATGGTGCGGCAGTACGCGTCCCGCAGCCGGGCGAGGACGTCGCGCAGCGGCGCCGTCGGCTTGCCGGTGAAGCCCCCGGTCGGGAACGTGCGGTCCAGGTCCCACAGCGTGAGGGAGTGGTTGGCGACGTCGAGGTCCGGGTGCCGGCGCTGGCGGTAGGCCAGCGGATCCGTGTCGGCCATGAGGTGGCCTCGGGAGCGGTAGGCGTGGATGAGCTCGGCGATGCGCGCCGGCTTGCCGAGCGCCGTCGTCGGGTCCTCGACGATGTCGGTGCGCCACCGGACGGGCTCGTAGGGCACCCGCAGTGCGGCGAAGACGCGGTCGTAGAAGCCGTCCTCACCCAGCAGCTTGGTGTGCACGAGGCGGAGGAAGTCACCGCTCTGCGCGCCCTGGATGATGCGGTGGTCGTACGTGGACGTCAGCGTGAGCACCTTGGAGATGCCGAGGTTCGCCAGCGTCTCGGGGGAGGCGCCCTGGAACTCGGCGGGGTAGTCCATCGCCCCGACGCCGACGATCGTGCCCTGACCCTGCATGAGGCGCGGCACGGAGTGGACCGTGCCTATCGTGCCGGGGTTGGTGAGCGAGATCGTCGTGTCCGCGAAGTCCTCGACCGTGAGCTTGCCGCCGCGGGCCTTCTTCACCAGCGCCTCGTACGTGGACCAGAACTGGGCGAAGTCCATCGTGTCGGCGTGCTTGATCGACGGGACGAGCAGCTGGCGCGTGCCGTCGGGCTTCGCGAGGTCGATCGCGAGGCCGAAGTTGACGTGCTCGGGCCGGTAGATGCCGGGCTTGCCGTCGATCTCGCGGTAGGCCGCGTTCATCTCGGGGAGCTCGAGGAGCGCCTCGACGACGGCGAACCCGATGAGGTGGGTGAAGGACACCTTGCCGCCGCGGGTGCGGACGAGGTGGTTGTTCACGACGATGCGGTTGTCGACGAGGAGCTTCGCCGGCACGGCGCGGACGCTCGTGGCGGTGGGGACCTCCAGGGAGGCCTCCATGTTGGTGACGACGCGCGCCGACGGGCCGCGCAGCTTCGTCACCTCGCCGTCGCCGAGCGGGCTCTGCGTGTGCGACTCGTCGCCGGGCACGTAGGGGGCGGTCGCCGGCTGGGGGACGGCGGGCGGCAGGTCGGCGCGCACGTCCTGCGGGTCGAGCTGCCGGCGCGGGTCCGTGTGGGGGTCCTCGGCCCGCGGGGCCGGGCGCGCCGGTGCCGGTCGAGCCGCGGCCGGAGCGGCGGCAGGGGCAGGAGCCTCCGGCGCCGTCGTCGCGGCGGGTGGATCGGCCGGGGCCGTCGTCACCGTCGCCGCGCCGTTCGCCGTCCCTCCGGCGGGGGTGCGGCCCTCGGCGGCGAAGAACTCGCGCCACTGGGCGTCGACCGATGCGGGATCGGCCTCGTACGCGACGCGGAGCTCGTCGATGAGCCACTCGTTCGCGCCGAAGTCGGCCGTTGTCGGTGTTGCCGGGGATTCAGATGCCACGCTCGCTCACTCCATCGCCGTCGTCTGTTCGAGCCGCCTTCCAGGGTAGGCCCTCCGGGGTGTCCTCGAGCGCCACGGTCACGGGCGATCCGGCCTCCGATGTGCCTCTGACCTGGACTTTCGTCCGCGCTTGGGTAACGGCGGGCAAGGAGCGGGCAAAGGGCGGGGACGCTATCGCCCTTGTCGGTCGAGGACGTCGGCGACGGCGCCGACGGACGTCTCGGCGCGAGTGGGCGGCGGTCCGTCCATGGGCAGCGTGAGCCGGAGGGTCGCCCCGGTGCTCGGCGGCGTCGGGGCGACGGCGTCGAGGGTCCCGCCGTGCAGACCAGCCGCCCACCGGGCGATCGCGAGGCCGAGTCCTGTGCCGCCGCTGGTGGTGCCGTCCGTCGCCGGCCGGTTGGTGCCCTGCTCGAACCGGTCGAAGATCTTGGCGCGCTCGGTCGGTGGGATGCCCGGCCC
This window harbors:
- a CDS encoding multifunctional oxoglutarate decarboxylase/oxoglutarate dehydrogenase thiamine pyrophosphate-binding subunit/dihydrolipoyllysine-residue succinyltransferase subunit, whose protein sequence is MASESPATPTTADFGANEWLIDELRVAYEADPASVDAQWREFFAAEGRTPAGGTANGAATVTTAPADPPAATTAPEAPAPAAAPAAARPAPARPAPRAEDPHTDPRRQLDPQDVRADLPPAVPQPATAPYVPGDESHTQSPLGDGEVTKLRGPSARVVTNMEASLEVPTATSVRAVPAKLLVDNRIVVNNHLVRTRGGKVSFTHLIGFAVVEALLELPEMNAAYREIDGKPGIYRPEHVNFGLAIDLAKPDGTRQLLVPSIKHADTMDFAQFWSTYEALVKKARGGKLTVEDFADTTISLTNPGTIGTVHSVPRLMQGQGTIVGVGAMDYPAEFQGASPETLANLGISKVLTLTSTYDHRIIQGAQSGDFLRLVHTKLLGEDGFYDRVFAALRVPYEPVRWRTDIVEDPTTALGKPARIAELIHAYRSRGHLMADTDPLAYRQRRHPDLDVANHSLTLWDLDRTFPTGGFTGKPTAPLRDVLARLRDAYCRTIGSEYMHLHDPAQRRWLQQKLEGGWPKPSPEAIRQIMHKLNQAEAFETFLQTKFVGQKRFSLEGGESLIPLMDTLLAGAADAGLEGVGIGMAHRGRLNVLANIAGKSYGQIFNEFEGNVDPKTVQGSGDVKYHLGTVGEYTSPTGSQTSVYLAANPSHLEAVNGVLEGVVRAKQDRIDLGGDGFSWLPVLIHGDAAFAGQGVVVETLNLSQLRGYRTGGTVHIIINNQVGFTTGASSSRSTLYPTDVAKGLQIPVFHVNGDDPEAVARVARLAFEYREEFHKDVVIDMVCYRRRGHNEGDDPSMTQPVMYSLIEGKQSVRTLYTQALIGRGDLSAEEADQLLADYQGELERAFRETKEGSHSPSEDDRRGLEVPESQREDAGTMVGWTTSVPESVLHRIGDAHLAPPEGFAVHPKLAQLLERRATAAHEGSIDWGFGELLAFGSLVLEGTPVRLSGQDSRRGTFVQRHSVLHDHHTGAEWTPLSYLSADQAKFWVYDSSLSEFASLGFEYGYSVERPDALVLWEAQFGDFVNGAQTIVDEFISASEQKWGQRSSVVLLLPHGYEHQGPDHSSARIERFLQLSAENNMTVAQPSTPASYFHLLRRQAYDRPRKPLIVFTPKQLLRLRAATSSVEDFTTGTFRTAIGDTVDPGKVDRVLMCSGRVYYDLLAARTKGEHGADERTAIVRLEQLYPLDSDTLREVIAPYGDAELVWVQDEPANQGVWPYLAGITSRKMDGVPVRRVSRPSSAAPSTGSAKVSQAEQQELVREAFAR